Proteins encoded in a region of the Candidatus Palauibacter scopulicola genome:
- a CDS encoding efflux RND transporter permease subunit, translated as MRRAIGWMAKHGVAANLLMVLIILAGFVSLISLPQETFPEISLDTIQVQVQYPGASPDEVEQAIVRRVEERITGIQGVDRVTGAASEGVGIVLAELSLGTDESKTLDEIKSAIDRITSFPVDAEEPEVVALTAEGRVMEIAVFGDVPERTLKEIANRVKDDLTSLPTISLVRVSGVRQYEISIEVSKAALRAHGLTLDEVSAAVRRGSLDLPGGSVETDREEILVHIRGQNYTRADFADIVVRANVDGSMLRLSDVADIRDGFEDVDLINAYNGQPTAFVQVLRTGDERVLEISDEVERYLEEELAGSLPRGVDYSIWRSEASYLQSRIDLLIKNGRLGLILVLIALALFLDLRLAFWTAVGIFLSFAGVFAVMAWAGISINMMALFGFILAIGIVVDDAIVVGENIFAEREKGTAALRAAIKGTRRVSVPVIFAVLTTVAAFTPLLFVPGSLGKFLYVIPAIVISVLLLSLVEVLFILPYHLSHLPAPGASRGKGGLLGPVYRLQTLVQTNLQRFIDGPLERSVRFAVRRPGLTVLGAVSSLMIVGGLVAGRHLRFSLLPVIEGEEVVAYIEMAEGTTSERTAEVASYVEGQGYAAIAELEAQLPDDEPPLVEAVFTSVGQRPSQAGGPGMAAEASFVRSNIAEVSLRLTDPEIRDLPATEVERAWRERVGPVAGARELTFSSILIDLGSPVQVELSHPDTAMLNAAVPAFTDRLVRIAGVTEVRDDRGQGKRELELELRPAARTLGITLDDLARQVRGAFFGNEVYRLQRGRDEVRVYVRLPESERNTLADLQDYRIRTPTGGEAPLSEVADVSFGVASSTINRIDGRRIVTVTADVDAAVITGQEVNTEITSAILPELQARYPGLRYGFGGEQRQQTLAFEGIARGFLLALLAIYALLAIPFRSYLQPLVVMASIPLGLVGAAIGHLIMGLDLGMLSMFGLVGLSGVVVNDSLVLIDFINERHRSGLPMSEAIVQGAKVRFRPIMLTSVTTFLGVSPIILERSTQAQFLSPMAVSLGFGILFATFIIMLAVPALAMMNYTFTMRAKRAFVRWRRKPRLGLAAGGVER; from the coding sequence ATGAGGCGGGCGATCGGGTGGATGGCCAAGCACGGCGTCGCCGCGAACCTGCTGATGGTGCTGATCATCCTGGCGGGATTCGTGAGCCTCATCAGTCTGCCCCAGGAGACGTTCCCCGAGATCTCCCTCGACACGATCCAGGTACAGGTCCAGTACCCCGGAGCGTCCCCCGACGAAGTCGAGCAGGCGATCGTGCGGCGGGTCGAGGAGCGGATCACGGGCATCCAGGGCGTCGACCGCGTGACGGGCGCCGCCTCGGAGGGTGTCGGCATCGTGCTCGCCGAACTGTCGCTGGGCACGGACGAGTCGAAGACGCTGGACGAGATCAAGTCCGCCATCGACCGGATCACCAGCTTTCCGGTCGACGCGGAGGAGCCGGAGGTGGTCGCGCTGACCGCGGAGGGCCGCGTCATGGAGATCGCGGTTTTCGGCGACGTTCCCGAGCGGACGCTCAAGGAGATCGCGAACCGGGTCAAGGATGACCTCACCTCGCTGCCGACGATCTCGCTCGTCCGCGTGTCCGGCGTCCGGCAGTACGAGATCTCGATCGAAGTGTCGAAGGCGGCCCTGCGCGCGCACGGTCTGACCCTCGACGAAGTGTCCGCGGCGGTGCGGCGGGGCAGCCTCGACCTTCCCGGCGGGAGCGTCGAGACGGACCGCGAGGAGATTCTCGTTCACATCCGGGGCCAGAACTACACCCGGGCGGATTTCGCAGACATCGTCGTGCGGGCGAACGTCGACGGGTCGATGCTCCGCCTCTCCGACGTTGCGGACATCCGGGACGGTTTCGAGGACGTCGACCTCATCAACGCCTACAACGGGCAACCGACGGCCTTCGTCCAGGTCCTGCGGACGGGCGATGAGCGTGTGCTGGAGATCTCCGACGAAGTCGAGCGCTACCTGGAGGAGGAGTTGGCCGGCTCCCTGCCGCGGGGCGTCGACTACAGCATCTGGCGCAGCGAAGCCTCGTACCTGCAGAGCCGCATCGACCTTCTCATCAAGAACGGCCGGCTGGGTCTGATCCTGGTCCTCATCGCGCTGGCCCTCTTCCTCGACCTGCGCCTCGCGTTCTGGACCGCGGTCGGGATCTTCCTCTCCTTCGCCGGCGTGTTCGCGGTGATGGCGTGGGCCGGCATCTCCATCAACATGATGGCGCTGTTCGGTTTCATCCTCGCGATCGGGATCGTGGTGGACGACGCGATCGTGGTGGGAGAGAACATCTTCGCCGAACGGGAGAAAGGAACGGCCGCCTTGCGGGCGGCGATCAAGGGCACGAGACGCGTGTCCGTGCCCGTGATCTTCGCCGTGCTCACGACGGTGGCGGCGTTCACCCCGCTGCTGTTCGTGCCGGGCAGCCTCGGGAAGTTCCTCTACGTGATCCCCGCGATCGTGATCTCCGTGCTGCTCCTCTCGCTCGTCGAGGTCCTGTTCATCCTTCCCTACCACCTCTCGCACCTCCCGGCGCCGGGCGCGAGCCGCGGGAAGGGAGGCCTGCTCGGGCCCGTCTACCGCCTGCAGACGCTCGTCCAGACGAACCTGCAGCGCTTCATCGACGGTCCGCTGGAGCGCTCCGTGCGCTTCGCGGTGCGGCGCCCGGGGCTGACCGTGCTCGGAGCCGTCTCTTCCCTGATGATCGTTGGGGGGCTGGTGGCGGGGCGGCATCTGCGGTTCAGCCTTCTGCCCGTGATCGAGGGCGAGGAGGTCGTCGCCTACATCGAGATGGCGGAGGGGACGACGAGCGAGCGCACCGCGGAAGTCGCCAGCTACGTGGAGGGGCAGGGATACGCGGCGATCGCGGAACTCGAGGCGCAGTTGCCGGATGACGAGCCGCCCCTGGTCGAAGCGGTCTTCACGAGCGTCGGGCAGCGTCCCTCCCAGGCGGGTGGGCCCGGCATGGCTGCCGAAGCGAGCTTCGTCCGGTCGAACATCGCCGAGGTGAGCCTGCGGCTGACCGACCCGGAGATCCGGGACCTGCCGGCCACCGAGGTGGAGCGGGCCTGGCGGGAGCGCGTCGGGCCGGTCGCCGGCGCGCGGGAACTCACGTTCAGCTCCATCCTCATCGATCTCGGTTCGCCCGTGCAGGTGGAGCTTTCCCATCCGGATACGGCGATGCTGAACGCGGCGGTGCCGGCCTTCACGGACCGCCTGGTGCGCATCGCGGGCGTGACGGAGGTCCGCGACGACCGGGGCCAGGGCAAGCGCGAGCTTGAGTTGGAACTCAGGCCCGCCGCCCGCACCCTCGGGATCACGCTCGACGACCTGGCGCGCCAGGTGCGCGGGGCGTTCTTCGGAAACGAGGTCTACCGCCTGCAGCGGGGCCGCGACGAGGTGCGCGTCTACGTGCGGCTCCCGGAATCGGAGCGCAACACGCTCGCCGACCTCCAGGACTACCGGATCCGCACGCCGACGGGCGGTGAGGCGCCGCTGTCGGAGGTCGCGGATGTGTCCTTCGGGGTCGCCTCATCGACCATCAACCGGATCGATGGGCGCCGCATCGTGACGGTCACGGCGGATGTGGACGCGGCCGTGATCACGGGACAGGAGGTGAACACGGAGATCACCTCCGCGATCCTGCCGGAACTGCAGGCCCGATACCCGGGCCTCCGCTACGGGTTCGGCGGCGAGCAGCGCCAGCAGACGCTGGCCTTCGAGGGGATCGCCCGCGGTTTCCTGCTCGCCCTGCTGGCGATCTACGCGCTCCTCGCCATCCCCTTCCGCTCGTACCTGCAGCCGCTCGTCGTCATGGCCTCGATCCCGCTGGGGCTCGTCGGCGCCGCGATCGGACACCTGATCATGGGGCTCGACCTCGGCATGCTCTCCATGTTCGGGCTCGTGGGCCTGTCGGGCGTGGTCGTGAACGACTCGCTCGTCCTCATCGACTTCATCAACGAACGCCATCGGTCGGGGCTTCCGATGTCGGAGGCCATCGTGCAGGGGGCGAAGGTCCGTTTCCGGCCCATCATGCTGACCTCCGTGACCACCTTCCTGGGGGTCTCGCCGATCATCCTGGAGCGCAGCACGCAGGCGCAGTTCCTCTCGCCCATGGCGGTGAGCCTCGGGTTCGGGATTCTGTTCGCGACCTTCATCATCATGCTCGCCGTGCCGGCTCTGGCGATGATGAACTACACGTTCACGATGCGGGCGAAGCGGGCCTTCGTTCGCTGGCGGCGAAAGCCCCGACTCGGCTTGGCCGCGGGAGGGGTCGAGCGCTGA
- the cysC gene encoding adenylyl-sulfate kinase: MPPTLRFVLCGSVDDGKSTVIGRLLYDCRQVFSDELTRVEHDSARYGTQGKATDFALLVDGLRDEREQGITIDVAYRSFETPRRRFIVADAPGHEQYTRNMATGASTADLAVVLVDARKGVLPQTARHTRIAAMFGVRHAVLAVNKMDLVEWDRDVFESIRASWRAIADEIGLAAVEAIPVSALTGANLTRHGTSAPWYDGPTLLAHLETVDVEGAGADGPFRMPVQYVNRPHTDFRGYCGRVAAGAVAVGDAVRISPAGTESRVASIVVGEGTRDRAARGDSVTLTLAPGVDVTRGDVVADADEPVEAADQFQARLVWMHEEPLAVGRRYAMKLHSREVGAAVTRIRHRLDVSNGNELAASVLRLNDLGTVNLATDRRVPFAPFDESRALGGFILIDRATNATAAAGTILFPLMRAANVKWQELDVSKDVRSRLKLQRAQCVWLTGMSASGKSTIANLLDRRLTIEGRHTYLLDGDNVRHGLCRDLGFTEADRVENIRRVAEVARLMVDAGLIVIVAFISPFRSERNYARSLFAPGDFMEVFVDASLEACAERDPKGLYAKALRGEIRNFTGVDSPYERPEHPDLRLDTEELSPAECVELLTDKLDREFRNSVTEDR, from the coding sequence ATGCCGCCGACCCTGCGCTTCGTGCTCTGCGGCAGCGTCGACGACGGCAAGAGCACCGTCATCGGCCGGCTGCTGTACGACTGTCGCCAGGTTTTCTCGGACGAGCTGACGCGCGTCGAACACGACTCGGCCCGCTACGGCACGCAGGGGAAGGCGACCGACTTCGCCCTGCTCGTCGACGGACTGCGGGACGAGCGCGAACAGGGCATCACGATCGACGTCGCGTACCGCAGCTTCGAGACGCCGCGCCGCAGATTCATCGTGGCCGACGCGCCCGGCCACGAGCAGTACACGCGCAACATGGCCACCGGCGCCTCGACCGCCGACCTGGCCGTCGTCCTGGTGGACGCGCGCAAGGGAGTTCTGCCGCAGACGGCGCGGCACACCCGGATCGCGGCCATGTTCGGCGTCCGCCACGCGGTTCTCGCGGTGAACAAGATGGATCTCGTCGAATGGGACCGGGACGTCTTCGAATCGATCCGCGCCTCCTGGCGCGCGATCGCCGACGAGATCGGCCTGGCCGCGGTCGAGGCGATTCCGGTCTCGGCGCTGACCGGGGCCAACCTCACCCGACACGGCACGTCGGCGCCGTGGTACGACGGCCCGACCCTCCTCGCCCACCTCGAGACCGTGGATGTCGAGGGGGCCGGCGCCGACGGGCCGTTTCGGATGCCGGTCCAGTATGTGAATCGGCCGCACACCGACTTCCGGGGTTACTGCGGGCGCGTGGCCGCGGGCGCGGTGGCGGTGGGTGATGCCGTCCGCATCTCGCCCGCCGGGACCGAGAGCCGCGTGGCATCGATCGTGGTGGGGGAAGGGACCCGCGACCGCGCCGCCCGCGGCGACTCCGTGACGTTGACCCTCGCTCCCGGTGTCGATGTCACCCGGGGCGACGTCGTCGCGGACGCCGACGAACCCGTCGAGGCGGCGGACCAGTTCCAGGCGCGTCTCGTCTGGATGCACGAAGAGCCGCTCGCCGTGGGCCGCCGGTACGCGATGAAGCTCCACTCGAGGGAAGTGGGCGCCGCCGTCACCCGGATCCGGCACCGGCTGGATGTGTCCAACGGCAACGAGCTGGCCGCTTCCGTGCTGCGCCTGAACGACCTCGGCACCGTGAACCTCGCGACCGACCGCCGCGTCCCCTTCGCTCCCTTCGACGAGTCGCGCGCACTGGGCGGCTTCATCCTGATCGACCGCGCCACGAACGCGACGGCCGCCGCCGGCACGATCCTCTTCCCGCTCATGCGGGCGGCGAACGTGAAATGGCAGGAGCTGGACGTCTCGAAGGATGTCCGCTCGCGGCTCAAGCTCCAGCGCGCCCAGTGTGTATGGCTGACCGGGATGTCCGCTTCGGGGAAGTCCACCATCGCCAACCTGCTCGACCGCCGCCTCACCATCGAAGGGCGGCATACGTACCTTCTGGACGGCGACAACGTGCGCCACGGCCTGTGCCGGGACCTGGGTTTCACGGAGGCGGATCGGGTGGAGAACATCCGCCGAGTGGCGGAGGTGGCCCGCCTCATGGTCGATGCGGGGCTGATCGTCATCGTCGCCTTCATCAGCCCGTTCCGGTCGGAACGCAACTACGCCCGAAGCCTGTTCGCGCCCGGCGACTTCATGGAAGTTTTTGTGGACGCGTCTCTGGAGGCGTGCGCGGAGCGCGACCCGAAGGGACTTTACGCCAAGGCGCTAAGGGGAGAGATCAGGAATTTCACGGGAGTCGACAGTCCCTACGAACGGCCCGAACACCCCGACCTGCGCCTGGATACGGAGGAACTCTCCCCGGCGGAGTGCGTGGAGCTGTTGACGGATAAACTCGATCGCGAGTTCCGGAATTCAGTGACGGAGGATCGCTGA
- a CDS encoding solute carrier family 23 protein gives MANGPLLDVAKLRFAADERPPRAMSLVIGAQTAILVCLPLVVVTTIVARVADQSADYLRWAIFASMVIGGLLTIVQSRRVAGIGGGTLTVMGASGASIGVGALALVAGGPALLGVLVLAAGLCQLALAARLALLRRIITPVVSGTLTALVAVTIMPLAFAMLTRVPENAPPAAAPTVAAVTMLCVVGLLLRGKRWVRAWNAIIGIAAGCVTAALFGILDFGRVAEARWIGIPSPPAAGLDLSFDASFWLLLPGFLFVSFVITIRQVSDNVRMQHLSRREPRAVDFRRVQGSVAACGAGTLLSGLAGVLPPWPYVAGIALASGLGVAARRIGVVIGAGFIALAFVPKLTAVILSIPAPVLGAYIMVVFGLIFVQGMRILFQEGIDRQYSLIAGLAFWIGAGIQFQAIFPAYLATPMGRMLANGLTVGGLSILLLNLFLDVTGPRRHRIELALRPESLAELDSFLEDFAARYKWSGKATDRLRAAAEEALLSLLREEEGEQAPARAERRLRVVARNLRFGAGLEFTAATNEGNLENQLALLGDRPDPTSERDLSLALLRHHASSVKHHQYHNADVLTVHVNRAWHS, from the coding sequence ATGGCGAACGGACCTCTCTTGGACGTCGCGAAGCTGCGGTTCGCGGCCGACGAACGCCCCCCGCGGGCGATGAGCCTCGTGATCGGCGCGCAGACGGCGATCCTCGTCTGCCTGCCCCTGGTGGTGGTCACGACGATCGTCGCGCGCGTCGCGGACCAGAGCGCCGACTACCTCCGCTGGGCGATCTTCGCGAGCATGGTGATCGGCGGCCTGCTCACGATCGTCCAGTCCAGGCGCGTGGCCGGCATCGGCGGGGGAACGCTGACCGTCATGGGCGCCTCGGGGGCTTCGATCGGAGTCGGCGCGCTCGCGCTCGTGGCGGGCGGCCCGGCGCTGCTGGGGGTGCTGGTGCTCGCCGCGGGGCTGTGCCAACTGGCGCTGGCGGCCCGCCTGGCGCTGCTCCGGCGCATCATCACGCCGGTCGTGTCGGGCACGCTGACGGCGCTCGTGGCCGTGACGATCATGCCGCTGGCCTTCGCCATGCTCACGCGGGTGCCGGAAAACGCGCCGCCGGCCGCGGCCCCCACCGTCGCCGCGGTCACCATGCTGTGCGTCGTCGGCCTGCTGCTCCGGGGCAAACGCTGGGTGCGGGCCTGGAACGCCATCATCGGAATCGCCGCGGGCTGCGTGACCGCCGCCCTGTTCGGGATTCTCGACTTCGGTCGCGTGGCGGAGGCCCGCTGGATCGGGATCCCCAGCCCCCCGGCCGCCGGCCTGGACCTGAGCTTCGACGCGAGCTTCTGGCTGCTCCTGCCCGGGTTCCTCTTCGTGTCGTTCGTGATCACGATCCGGCAGGTCAGCGACAACGTCCGCATGCAGCACCTCTCGCGGCGCGAGCCGCGGGCGGTGGACTTCCGCCGGGTCCAGGGGTCCGTCGCCGCCTGCGGGGCCGGCACGCTCCTGTCCGGGCTCGCGGGCGTGCTGCCGCCGTGGCCGTACGTCGCCGGGATCGCCCTGGCGAGTGGTCTCGGCGTCGCCGCCCGGAGAATCGGCGTCGTCATCGGGGCCGGCTTCATCGCCCTCGCCTTCGTGCCGAAGCTCACGGCCGTGATCCTGTCGATCCCGGCACCGGTACTGGGCGCCTACATTATGGTCGTCTTCGGCCTCATCTTCGTGCAGGGCATGCGGATCCTCTTCCAGGAGGGGATCGACCGGCAGTACTCGCTGATCGCGGGGCTGGCGTTCTGGATCGGCGCCGGGATCCAGTTCCAGGCGATCTTCCCAGCCTACCTCGCCACGCCCATGGGCCGCATGCTGGCGAACGGCCTCACCGTGGGTGGGCTGTCCATCCTGCTGCTGAACCTGTTTCTCGACGTGACCGGGCCCCGCCGCCACAGGATCGAACTGGCGTTGCGCCCGGAGAGCCTCGCGGAACTCGACAGCTTCCTCGAGGACTTCGCGGCCAGGTACAAGTGGAGCGGCAAGGCCACGGACCGCCTGCGGGCGGCGGCCGAAGAGGCGCTCCTGAGTCTCCTGCGCGAGGAAGAGGGGGAACAGGCCCCCGCCCGCGCGGAGCGCCGGCTGCGCGTCGTGGCCCGGAACCTCCGCTTCGGCGCCGGGCTGGAGTTCACCGCGGCCACCAACGAGGGGAACTTGGAGAACCAGCTGGCCCTGCTCGGCGACCGCCCCGACCCGACGAGCGAACGCGACCTGTCGCTGGCGCTCCTGCGGCACCACGCCTCGTCCGTCAAACATCACCAGTACCACAACGCCGATGTGCTGACCGTGCACGTGAACCGTGCCTGGCACAGTTGA
- the cysD gene encoding sulfate adenylyltransferase subunit CysD, with translation MASLESEAIEILREGLAAASRPVMLYSIGKDSSVLLHLARKAFWPAAPPFPLLHIDTTWKFREMIAFRDHTAAEAGVELRVHTNEDGLREGVNPFDHGSERYTDVMKTVALRQALDEGGYDIIFVGARRDEERSRAKERVFSLRDAAHQWDPKTQRPEPWNLYNTRLGPGESLRVSPLSNWTEADVWRYIRAEEIPIVPLYYAAERPVVERDGGWIMVDDDRLPLLPGEAPRQRRIRFRTLGCYPLTAAVESDADTLDAVIAETLCTDRSERAGRLIDHDRDGSMERKKKQGYF, from the coding sequence CTGGCGTCGCTGGAGTCCGAGGCGATCGAAATCCTCCGGGAGGGCCTCGCGGCGGCGTCGCGGCCCGTGATGCTGTATTCGATCGGGAAGGACTCCTCGGTGCTCCTGCACCTCGCCCGGAAGGCGTTCTGGCCGGCCGCGCCGCCCTTCCCGCTGCTCCACATCGACACGACGTGGAAGTTCCGGGAGATGATCGCGTTCCGGGACCACACCGCAGCGGAAGCGGGCGTGGAACTCCGCGTTCACACCAACGAGGACGGGCTGCGCGAAGGCGTCAATCCGTTCGACCACGGATCGGAACGCTACACCGACGTCATGAAGACAGTCGCGCTGCGGCAGGCGCTCGACGAGGGCGGGTACGACATCATCTTCGTCGGCGCGCGGCGGGATGAGGAGAGGTCGCGCGCCAAGGAACGCGTGTTCTCGCTGCGCGACGCGGCCCACCAATGGGATCCGAAGACGCAGCGTCCGGAGCCGTGGAACCTGTACAACACCCGGCTGGGGCCCGGAGAATCCCTGCGCGTGTCGCCGCTCTCCAACTGGACCGAGGCGGATGTCTGGCGGTACATCCGCGCGGAAGAGATCCCGATCGTACCGCTCTACTACGCCGCCGAACGTCCCGTCGTCGAGCGGGATGGCGGGTGGATCATGGTCGACGACGACCGACTGCCGCTGCTCCCGGGCGAGGCGCCGCGGCAACGGCGCATCCGCTTCCGGACGCTGGGTTGCTACCCGCTGACCGCCGCCGTCGAGAGCGACGCGGATACGCTCGACGCGGTCATCGCCGAGACGCTCTGCACGGACCGCTCGGAACGGGCGGGGCGTCTCATCGACCATGACCGCGACGGCTCGATGGAACGCAAGAAGAAGCAGGGCTACTTCTGA